A region from the Melanotaenia boesemani isolate fMelBoe1 chromosome 11, fMelBoe1.pri, whole genome shotgun sequence genome encodes:
- the cfap251 gene encoding cilia- and flagella-associated protein 251, which produces MLEAEAKEGEPSSDVRKVETEPELKTTGQSQVYTATKDSLFSKTRPIGNQALSLEWVFGMNPAFPVFSLQDHDQLVVLYAGTNVGIIYNHTTKSQHLLQGHSHPISCMCVSEDRRWIATADRGSQRMVMIWDSYSGIPVQTFFDCHPDEGVIAMAFSSDTKYLATLGSEEVQCVCIWDWTSEAQKPLCCTKLDPNLGFQDYIIFKPGDSTQLLSISKSHVLFYSRAKESLQFFALKLKKFSDAAAKALRASAFTQPSPDASTTVHIADMSLSLSVFHLTNPQILTATAGSIVVWDVKDYLTDHQSLHFKKKKLIHLQDHLITFLTMTDCYIVTGDVCGQIYFYDELLRVLTWYSDFNLDAIVSISFSKECSDGYLEDHTLEANPLIVRNFIVSTVSSKVVHVKTQNSIPQILLHEDHEPVYALACHPNQPAVAMGNQRGTLKVWDYNNKTIIGSRVFETEKHIQCMIFDPKGRYLAVGFGSGAVHLLNSRTLQSDPEECFHYTTESIHLITFSLDSQYLATADTGKAVTVFHLQKNKDSLPCWMYLGRYCSHYKPIKDLLFGVYLDSTQPRLLSLGMDRKLVEYDLEKSTVNKLLILSSEHIEQSAVPLCMTWYPPLTTEQFILIASDQYKMKLFNSTTKMCRKTLLGPTFGTPIKQILVLPKSNEPKRSSYHMAYITEDKVGLQILPLDGNPYKSSALVCHPTGVSALACSNDGQFVFTAGGSDCSVCSWEINLSVLEATATMGGKDMVPFYTLLDGGRDGRFYREMEDVFYYCLIRHHGIDLMKKQQVPTKISLSDVPCLMRALGYFPTEKEIEDMQNEVKFSKYAETGKYVTDIDLEEFIKLYVNHRSAFGISSNEIVQAFKVLGNTDSTGRHVLLRHELLELLQVRGECMTEEEVAECFTTLLGLNKEEEEEEGHALGEDSEYSLGGAIPDEISMETFTGYFLGLPTPAEQSLRSSSSE; this is translated from the exons ATGTTAGAAGCTGAAGCTAAAGAAGGGGAGCCAAGCTCAGATGTCAGAAAAGTGGAAACAGAGCCTGAACTGAAGACGACTGGGCAGTCTCAAGTCTACACTGCAACCAAAGACAGTCTTTTCTCGAAGACAAGGCCTATTGGAAACCAAGCGCTG TCATTAGAATGGGTCTTTGGGATGAATCCAGCTTTTCCTGTCTTCAGTTTGCAAGACCATGATCAACTGGTGGTCCTTTATGCTGGAACTAATGTTGGGATCATATATAATCACACCACAAAATCCCAGCATTTACTACAG GGTCACTCCCACCCCAtctcatgtatgtgtgtaagtgAAGATAGACGTTGGATTGCAACAGCAGATCGTGGGTCACAGAGGATGGTGATGATATGGGACTCCTACTCTGG CATTCCTGTGCAGACATTTTTTGACTGCCACCCTGATGAAGGTGTCATTGCTATGGCATTTTCAAGTGACACAAAATATCTGGCAACCCTTGGTAGTGAAGAAGTTCAA TGTGTCTGCATTTGGGATTGGACCAGTGAGGCACAAAAACCCTTATGTTGCACCAAACTTGATCCCAATCTTGGTTTTCAA gattacattatttttaaaccagGGGATAGTACTCAGCTCCTCAGTATCAGTAAAAGTCATGTCTTATTCTACAGCAGG GCAAAGGAAAGTCTGCAGTTCTTTGCACTGAAGCTCAAGAAG TTCAGTGACGCAGCTGCAAAAGCTCTTCGTGCTAGCGCATTTACTCAGCCTTCTCCTGATGCTTCTACAACTGTCCACATCGCTGACATGTCCCTCAGTCTGTCTGTGTTTCACTTGACAAATCCTCAGATCCTAACAGCCACTGCAGGCAGCATAGTGGTGTGGGATGTCAAGGACTATTTGACTGATCATCAGAGCctgcactttaaaaaaaaaaaactaattcacCTTCAGGACCACCTGATCACTTTTCTCACCATGACTGATTg CTATATCGTAACTGGTGATGTTTGTGGCCAAATCTACTTTTATGATGAATTATTAAGGGTTCTCACTTGGTACAGTGACTTTAATCTGGACGCTATTGTTTCCATTTCCTTTTCCAAAGAGTGTTCAGATGGATATCTGGAGGACCACACTCTGGAGGCCAATCCATTAATTGTCAG gaACTTTATAGTGTCAACAGTCAGTTCCAAAGTTGTGCatgtaaaaacacagaacagCATCCCACAGATTCTCCTGCATGAGGATCATGAGCCTGTCTATGCCTTGGCATGCCACCCCAATCAGCCAGCTGTGGCCATGGGTAACCAAAGGGGCACTTTAAAAGTGTGGGactacaacaacaaaacaatcatTGGCAGCAGGGTCTTTGAGACAGAGAAGCACATTCAATGTATGATTTTTGACCCTAAAG GGCGATACCTAGCTGTTGGTTTTGGCAGTGGAGCTGTTCACCTATTAAATTCCCGCACTTTGCAAAGTGATCCGGAGGAATGTTTCCATTACACAACAGAAAGCATCCACCTCATCACCTTCTCCTTAGACTCACAGTACCTTGCCACTGCG GACACTGGCAAAGCAGTGACAGTGTTCCActtgcagaaaaataaagattccCTTCCTTGCTGGATGTATCTGGGAAGATACTGCTCTCATTACAAACCCATCAAAGATCTTCTCTTTGGGGTCTATCTGGACAGCACCCAACCAAGACTGCTATCTTTGGGAATGGACCGCAAACTG GTGGAGTATGACCTGGAAAAGAGCACTGTGAACAAGCTTCTCATCCTAAGCTCGGAGCATATTGAACAAAGTGCTGTGCCCTTGTGCATGACTTGGTATCCTCCCCTTACAACAGAACAGTTTATTCTCATAGCCTCAGACCAGTACAAGATGAAGCTTTTCAACAGCACAACcaagatgtgcag aaagacTCTCCTTGGTCCTACATTTGGCACTCCCATCAAACAAATATTGGTTCTTCCCAAGTCTAACGAACCCAAGAGAAGCTCCTATCACATGGCATACATCACAGAGGATAAG GTGGGCCTCCAGATTTTGCCTCTGGATGGAAACCCTTACAAGTCCAGTGCGCTGGTCTGCCATCCAACAGGGGTGTCTGCCCTTGCCTGCTCCAATGATGGGCaatttgtttttactgcagGAGGATCTGACTGCAGTGTCTGCTCATGGGAAATAAACCTGAG TGTACTGGAAGCCACGGCCACCATGGGTGGAAAGGACATGGTGCCCTTTTATACTCTCttagatggaggaagagatGGCAGGTTTTACAGG gAGATGGAAGATGTTTTCTACTACTGCTTAATCCGTCATCATGGCATTGACTTGATGAAGAAACAACAAGTGCCTACAAAAATTTCCCTGTCAGATGTTCCCTGTCTAATGAGAGCACTTGGGTACTTTCCTACTGAAAAAGAG ATAGAAGACATGCAAAATGAGGTCAAATTCAGCAAGTACGCCGAAACAGGAAAATATGTGACTGACATTGACCTGGAGGAATTTATTAAGCTGTATGTTAACCACCGGTCAGCTTTTGGCATCTCAAGCAATGAGATTGTCCAGGCTTTTAAAGTCCTTGGTAACACTGACAGTACAGGACGGCATGTTCTGCTAAGACATGAGCTGCTAGAACTTCTTCAAGTTCGAG gAGAATGCATGACAGAAGAAGAGGTGGCAGAGTGTTTTACTACACTTTTAGGCCTCaataaagaggaagaggaagaggaaggccATGCACTCG GTGAGGATTCAGAGTATTCATTGGGGGGTGCAATCCCAGATGAGATATCTATGGAAACTTTTACAGGTTACTTCCTGGGTTTACCAACCCCAGCAGAGCAGAGTCTCAGATCTTCCTCTTCAGAgtga